One region of Physeter macrocephalus isolate SW-GA unplaced genomic scaffold, ASM283717v5 random_25, whole genome shotgun sequence genomic DNA includes:
- the TUT1 gene encoding speckle targeted PIP5K1A-regulated poly(A) polymerase isoform X1 has translation MAAVDSDVEPLPRGGFRCCLCHVTTANRPSLEAHLGGRKHRHLVELRAARKAQGLRSVFVSGFPRDVDSTQLSEYFQAFGPVASVVMDKDKGVFAIVEMGDVGAREAVLSQPQHSLGGHRLRVRPREQKEFQSPASKCPRGVAPDSHQLAKALAEAPDVEAQMVKLVGLRELSEAERQLRSLVVALVQEVFTEFFPGCVVHPFGSSINSFDVHGCDLDLFLDLGDLDEPQPAPKAAESPSLDSALASPLDPQALACTPASPPDSQPPASPQDSEALDCEVASSSLAPQTPDSALASETLASPQSLPPSSPLQEDRGEGDLGKAMELAEALKGEKAEGGAMLELVGSILRGCVPGVYRVQTVPSARRPVVKFCHRPSGLHGDVSLSNRLALHNSRFLSLCSELDGRVRPLVYTLRCWAQGRGLSGSGPLLNNYALTLLVIYFLQTRDPPVLPTVSQLTQKAGEGEQVEVDGWDCSFPRDALRLEPSTNKEPPSSLLAQFFSCVSCWDLRGSLLSLREGQALPVAGGLPSHLWEGLRLGPMNLQDPFDLSHNVAANVTSRVVGRLQNCCRAAASYCRSLQYQCRSSRGRDWGLLPLLQPSSPSSLLSATPIPLPPAPFTQLTAALARVLREALGCHIEQGTKRLRSEGGGTGEPPQGGTSKRLKLDGQKKSREEGQRGQQGRAGDHGEDGLEEMVTEVGESVQDWAMRSPGQPGELAPMTGKHLGTGEEGQSGPAALAEQGPRGPEAAREGSQAGKGASLSSVGWRCALCHRVWQGRRRARRHLQQQSKQGGGAGAGTGAEWLATEARVTRQLRGLSSTEQTPGAEPLLTFVVSVSQADQTLTVTPLRDSQGLFPDLHHFLQVFLPQALRNLLK, from the exons ATGGCTGCGGTGGATTCGGATGTCGAACCGCTGCCTCGCGGGGGTTTCCGCTGCTGCCTCTGCCACGTCACTACGGCCAACC GACCCAGCCTAGAGGCCCACCTGGGAGGCCGAAAGCACAGGCACCTGGTAGAACTACGAGCTGCTCGAAAGGCCCAGGGACTTCGAAGCGTGTTTGTCAGTGGCTTTCCCCGGGATGTGGATTCTACTCAGCTCTCCGAGTACTTCCAGGCATTTGGACCTGTGGCCAGTGTTGTCATGGACAAGGACAAG GGAGTGTTTGCCATTGTGGAGATGGGGGACGTGGGTGCCCGGGAAGCTGTCCTCTCACAGCCCCAGCACAGCTTGGGAGGACATCGCCTGAGGGTCCGGCCACGGGAGCAGAAAGAGTTCCAGAGCCCAGCCTCCAAGTGCCCCAGAGGAGTGGCCCCCGACAGTCACCAGCTGGCAAAAGCACTAGCGGAGGCCCCGGACGTGGAGGCACAAATGGTGAAGCTCGTGGGGCTGAGGGAGCTGTCTGAGGCTGAGCGGCAGCTTCGGAGCCTCGTGGTGGCCCTGGTGCAGGAGGTCTTCACAGAGTTCTTCCCTG GCTGTGTGGTCCATCCTTTTGGCTCTTCCATAAACAGCTTTGACGTCCATGGCTGTGATCTTGACCTCTTCCTGGATCTGGGGGACTTGGACGAGCCCCAG CCAGCCCCAAAGGCTGCAGAATCTCCATCCTTGGACTCGGCCCTTGCATCCCCACTGGATCCTCAAGCCCTGGCCTgcaccccagcctcccctccagaCTCACAGCCTCCAGCTTCTCCCCAAGACTCGGAAGCCCTGGACTGTGAAGTCGCTTCCTCCTCCCTGGCACCCCAGACTCCAGACTCTGCTTTGGCCTCTGAGACCCTTgcctctccccagtccctgccTCCATCCTCGCCACTGCAGGAGGACCGGGGAGAGGGGGACCTAGGGAAGGCCATGGAACTGGCAGAGGCCCTGAAGGGGGAGAAAGCAGAAGGGGGAGCCATGCTGGAGCTGGTGGGATCCATTCTTCGGGGCTGTGTCCCTGGAGTGTACCGAGTCCAGACTGTGCCCTCTGCCCGACGCCCTGTGGTCAAGTTCTGCCATCGGCCTTCAGGTCTCCACGGTGACGTCTCCCTCAGTAACCG GCTGGCCCTGCATAACTCCCGCTTCCTGAGCCTCTGCTCTGAGCTGGATGGGCGAGTACGGCCCCTTGTGTACACTCTGCGCTGCTGGGCTCAGGGTCGAGGGCTGTCAG GGAGTGGCCCACTTCTCAATAACTACGCCCTGACCTTGCTCGTGATCTATTTCCTTCAGACCAGGGACCCTCCTGTGTTGCCCACTGTGTCCCAGCTCACCCAGAAAGCAG GTGAGGGCGAACAGGTGGAGGTTGATGGCTGGGACTGTAGTTTCCCCAGGGATGCCTTGAGACTGGAGCCCAGCACCAATAAGGAGCCCCCAA gtTCCCTGCTGGCCCAGTTCTTCTCCTGCGTCTCTTGTTGGGATCTTCGTGGCTCACTGCTGTCCCTGCGGGAGGGTCAGGCACTGCCTGTGGCAGGGGGCCTGCCCTCTCATCTCTGGGAGGGTCTGCGCCTCGGTCCCATGAATCTCCAGGACCCCTTTGACCTGAGTCACAATGTGGCAGCCAACGTGACCAGCCGGGTGGTCGGGCGGCTACAGAACTGCTGCCGAGCGGCAGCCAGTTACTGCCGAAGCCTCCAGTACCAGTGCCGTTCCTCCCGGGGTCGGGACTGGGGGCTGCTTCCCCTTCTGCAGCCCAGCTCCCCTAGCTCCCTGCTGTCTGCAACACCGATCCCCTTACCCCCCGCTCCCTTCACCCAGCTCACTGCTGCCCTGGCCCGGGTGTTACGGGAAGCTTTGGGGTGCCATATAGAACAGGGAACCAAGAGACTGCGGTCAGAGGGCGGTGGAACTGGGGAGCCTCCCCAGGGAGGGACAAGCAAAAGATTGAAACTAGACGGACAGAAAAAAAGCCGCGAGGAGGGGCAGCGGGGGCAGCAGGGACGTGCAGGGGACCACGGTGAAGATGGGCTGGAAGAAATGGTGACAGAGGTCGGGGAGTCAGTGCAAGACTGGGCCATGAGGAGCCCTGGGCAGCCAGGGGAGCTGGCCCCGATGACCGGAAAGCATCTAGGCACTGGAGAAGAGGGGCAGTCAGGCCCCGCAGCGCTGGCTGAGCAGGGGCCCAGAGGACCGGAGGCAGCCCGAGAAGGGTCTCAGGCAGGGAAGGGGGCATCGCTCTCCTCAGTGGGCTGGCGCTGTGCCTTGTGCCACCGAGTGTGGCAGGGGCGGCGGCGTGCCCGAAGACACTTGCAGCAGCAAAGCAAGCAAGGAGGTGGAGCTGGTGCTGGCACAGGAGCAGAGTGGCTGGCAACTGAGGCTCGGGTCACCCGGCAGCTGAGAGGCCTGAGCAGTACCGAACAGACGCCAGGGGCCGAGCCACTCCTGACCTTCGTGGTGTCTGTCTCCCAGGCTGACCAGACTCTCACTGTGACCCCACTCCGGGATTCTCAAGGCCTGTTCCCTGATCTCCATCATTTCTTACAGGTTTTCCTCCCTCAAGCACTTCGAAACCTGCTCAAGTGA
- the MTA2 gene encoding metastasis-associated protein MTA2 isoform X2, which translates to MAANMYRVGDYVYFENSSSNPYLVRRIEELNKTANGNVEAKVVCLFRRRDISSSLNSLADSNAREFEEESKQPGVSEQQRHQLKHRELFLSRQFESLPATHIRGKCSVTLLNETDILSQYLEKEDCFFYSLVFDPVQKTLLADQGEIRVGCKYQAEIPDRLAEGESDNRNQQKMEMKVWDPDNPLTDRQIDQFLVVARAVGTFARALDCSSSIRQPSLHMSAAAASRDITLFHAMDTLQRNGYDLAKAMSTLVPQGGPVLCRDEMEEWSASEAMLFEEALEKYGKDFNDIRQDFLPWKSLASIVQFYYMWKTTDRYIQQKRLKAAEADSKLKQVYIPTYTKPNPNQIISVGSKPGMNGAGFQKGLTCESCHTTQSAQWYAWGPPNMQCRLCASCWIYWKKYGGLKTPTQLEGAARGTTEPHSRGHLSRPEAQSLSPYTTSANRAKLLAKNRQTFLLQTTKLTRLARRMCRDLLQPRRAARRPYAPINANAIKAECSIRLPKAAKTPLKIHPLVRLPLATIVKDLVAQAPLKPKTPRGTKTPINRNQLTQNRGLGGIMVKRAYETMAGVPFSANGRPLASGIRSSSQPAAKRQKLNPADAPNPVVFVATKDTRALRKALTHLEMRRAARRPNLPLKVKPPLIAVRPPVPLPPSSHPASTSEPIVLED; encoded by the exons ATGGCGGCCAACATGTACCGGGTGGGGG ATTACGTCTATTTTGAGAACTCCTCCAGCAATCCTTACCTGGTTAGAAGGATTGAAGAGCTCAACAAG ACTGCAAATGGAAACGTGGAGGCAAAGGTTGTGTGCCTTTTCCGGCGAAGGGACATTTCTAGTAGCCTCAACAGCCTGGCTGATAGTAATGCCA GGGAGTTTGAGGAGGAGTCAAAGCAGCCAGGGGTGTCGGAACAGCAGCGACATCAACTGAAGCACCGGGAGCTTTTTCTTTCTCGGCAGTTCGAATCGTTACCAGCCACCCACATAAG GGGGAAATGCAGTGTGACCCTCTTGAACGAGACAGATATCTTGAGCCAGTACCTGGAAAAGGAG GACTGCTTTTTTTACTCACTGGTGTTTGACCCTGTGCAGAAGACACTTCTAGCTGATCAGGGGGAGATTCGAGTTGGTTGCAAATACCAAGCTGAGATCCCAGATCGCCTGGCAGAGG GAGAATCTGATAATCGGAACCAACAGAAGATGGAGATGAAAGTGTGGGATCCAGACAACCCTCTCACAGACCGGCAGATTGATCAGTTTCTTGTGGTGGCCCG GGCTGTGGGGACCTTCGCAAGAGCCCTAGATTGCAGCAGCTCCATTCGGCAGCCAAGCTTGCACATGAGTGCAGCCGCCGCTTCCCGAGATATCACTCTG TTTCACGCCATGGATACGTTGCAAAGGAACGGCTACGACCTGGCTAAGGCCATGTCGACCCTGGTGCCCCAGGGGGGCCCGGTGCTGTGTCGGGATGAGATGGAGGAATGGTCAGCCTCAGAGGCCATGCTATTTGAGGAGGCCCTGGAGAAGTACGGGAAGGATTTCAATGATATTCGCCAGGACTTT CTACCCTGGAAGTCACTGGCCAGCATAGTTCAATTTTATTACATGTGGAAAACCACAGACCGATACATTCAGCAG AAAAGATTGAAAGCTGCTGAAGCAGACAGCAAACTAAAACAAGTCTACATCCCCACCTA CACCAAACCAAACCCTAACCAGATCATCTCTGTGGGCTCAAAACCTGGCATGAATGGGGCTGGATTCCAGAAGGGCCTGACTTGTGAGAGTTGCCACA CCACACAGTCTGCCCAGTGGTATGCCTGGGGCCCACCCAACATGCAGTGCcgcctctgtgcttcctgttgGATCTACTGGAAGAAGTACGGGGGACTGAAGACCCCAACCCAGCTTGAGGGGGCTGCTCGGGGCACCACA GAGCCACACTCGAGGGGTCATTTGTCCAGACCCGAAGCCCAAAGTCTCTCCCCCTATACGACCAGCGCCAACCGGGCCAAGCTGCTGGCTAAGAACAGGCAAACATTCCTGCTCCAGACCACGAAGCTGACCCGTCTTGCCAGACGCATGTGCAGGGACCTGTTACAACCGAGGAGGGCTGCCCGACGACCTTATGCCCCTATCAATGCCAATGCCATCAAGGCAGAGT GCTCCATTCGACTCCCCAAGGCCGCCAAGACTCCACTGAAGATTCACCCTTTGGTGCGGCTCCCCCTGGCAACTATCGTCAAAGATCTGG tgGCCCAGGCACCTCTGAAACCAAAAACACCTCGGGGTACCAAGACACCGATCAACAGAAACCAGCTGACCCAGAACCGGGGACTGGGGGGCATCATGGTGAAACGGGCCTATGAGACT ATGGCAGGAGTCCCCTTCTCTGCCAACGGAAGGCCTCTGGCCTCAGGGATTCGCTCAAGCTCACAGCCAGCAGCCAAGCGTCAGAAACTAAACCCAGCTGATGCACCCAATCCTGTGGTGTTTGTGGCCACAAAAGATACCAG AGCCCTGCGGAAGGCTCTGACCCACCTGGAAATGCGGCGAGCTGCCCGCCGGCCCAACTTGCCCCTGAAGGTGAAGCCACCACTGATTGCAGTGCGGCCCCCAGtccctcttcctccatcctcaCATCCTGCCAGCACCAGTGAGCCCATTGTCCTGGAAGATTGA
- the TUT1 gene encoding speckle targeted PIP5K1A-regulated poly(A) polymerase isoform X2 has product MDKDKGVFAIVEMGDVGAREAVLSQPQHSLGGHRLRVRPREQKEFQSPASKCPRGVAPDSHQLAKALAEAPDVEAQMVKLVGLRELSEAERQLRSLVVALVQEVFTEFFPGCVVHPFGSSINSFDVHGCDLDLFLDLGDLDEPQPAPKAAESPSLDSALASPLDPQALACTPASPPDSQPPASPQDSEALDCEVASSSLAPQTPDSALASETLASPQSLPPSSPLQEDRGEGDLGKAMELAEALKGEKAEGGAMLELVGSILRGCVPGVYRVQTVPSARRPVVKFCHRPSGLHGDVSLSNRLALHNSRFLSLCSELDGRVRPLVYTLRCWAQGRGLSGSGPLLNNYALTLLVIYFLQTRDPPVLPTVSQLTQKAGEGEQVEVDGWDCSFPRDALRLEPSTNKEPPSSLLAQFFSCVSCWDLRGSLLSLREGQALPVAGGLPSHLWEGLRLGPMNLQDPFDLSHNVAANVTSRVVGRLQNCCRAAASYCRSLQYQCRSSRGRDWGLLPLLQPSSPSSLLSATPIPLPPAPFTQLTAALARVLREALGCHIEQGTKRLRSEGGGTGEPPQGGTSKRLKLDGQKKSREEGQRGQQGRAGDHGEDGLEEMVTEVGESVQDWAMRSPGQPGELAPMTGKHLGTGEEGQSGPAALAEQGPRGPEAAREGSQAGKGASLSSVGWRCALCHRVWQGRRRARRHLQQQSKQGGGAGAGTGAEWLATEARVTRQLRGLSSTEQTPGAEPLLTFVVSVSQADQTLTVTPLRDSQGLFPDLHHFLQVFLPQALRNLLK; this is encoded by the exons ATGGACAAGGACAAG GGAGTGTTTGCCATTGTGGAGATGGGGGACGTGGGTGCCCGGGAAGCTGTCCTCTCACAGCCCCAGCACAGCTTGGGAGGACATCGCCTGAGGGTCCGGCCACGGGAGCAGAAAGAGTTCCAGAGCCCAGCCTCCAAGTGCCCCAGAGGAGTGGCCCCCGACAGTCACCAGCTGGCAAAAGCACTAGCGGAGGCCCCGGACGTGGAGGCACAAATGGTGAAGCTCGTGGGGCTGAGGGAGCTGTCTGAGGCTGAGCGGCAGCTTCGGAGCCTCGTGGTGGCCCTGGTGCAGGAGGTCTTCACAGAGTTCTTCCCTG GCTGTGTGGTCCATCCTTTTGGCTCTTCCATAAACAGCTTTGACGTCCATGGCTGTGATCTTGACCTCTTCCTGGATCTGGGGGACTTGGACGAGCCCCAG CCAGCCCCAAAGGCTGCAGAATCTCCATCCTTGGACTCGGCCCTTGCATCCCCACTGGATCCTCAAGCCCTGGCCTgcaccccagcctcccctccagaCTCACAGCCTCCAGCTTCTCCCCAAGACTCGGAAGCCCTGGACTGTGAAGTCGCTTCCTCCTCCCTGGCACCCCAGACTCCAGACTCTGCTTTGGCCTCTGAGACCCTTgcctctccccagtccctgccTCCATCCTCGCCACTGCAGGAGGACCGGGGAGAGGGGGACCTAGGGAAGGCCATGGAACTGGCAGAGGCCCTGAAGGGGGAGAAAGCAGAAGGGGGAGCCATGCTGGAGCTGGTGGGATCCATTCTTCGGGGCTGTGTCCCTGGAGTGTACCGAGTCCAGACTGTGCCCTCTGCCCGACGCCCTGTGGTCAAGTTCTGCCATCGGCCTTCAGGTCTCCACGGTGACGTCTCCCTCAGTAACCG GCTGGCCCTGCATAACTCCCGCTTCCTGAGCCTCTGCTCTGAGCTGGATGGGCGAGTACGGCCCCTTGTGTACACTCTGCGCTGCTGGGCTCAGGGTCGAGGGCTGTCAG GGAGTGGCCCACTTCTCAATAACTACGCCCTGACCTTGCTCGTGATCTATTTCCTTCAGACCAGGGACCCTCCTGTGTTGCCCACTGTGTCCCAGCTCACCCAGAAAGCAG GTGAGGGCGAACAGGTGGAGGTTGATGGCTGGGACTGTAGTTTCCCCAGGGATGCCTTGAGACTGGAGCCCAGCACCAATAAGGAGCCCCCAA gtTCCCTGCTGGCCCAGTTCTTCTCCTGCGTCTCTTGTTGGGATCTTCGTGGCTCACTGCTGTCCCTGCGGGAGGGTCAGGCACTGCCTGTGGCAGGGGGCCTGCCCTCTCATCTCTGGGAGGGTCTGCGCCTCGGTCCCATGAATCTCCAGGACCCCTTTGACCTGAGTCACAATGTGGCAGCCAACGTGACCAGCCGGGTGGTCGGGCGGCTACAGAACTGCTGCCGAGCGGCAGCCAGTTACTGCCGAAGCCTCCAGTACCAGTGCCGTTCCTCCCGGGGTCGGGACTGGGGGCTGCTTCCCCTTCTGCAGCCCAGCTCCCCTAGCTCCCTGCTGTCTGCAACACCGATCCCCTTACCCCCCGCTCCCTTCACCCAGCTCACTGCTGCCCTGGCCCGGGTGTTACGGGAAGCTTTGGGGTGCCATATAGAACAGGGAACCAAGAGACTGCGGTCAGAGGGCGGTGGAACTGGGGAGCCTCCCCAGGGAGGGACAAGCAAAAGATTGAAACTAGACGGACAGAAAAAAAGCCGCGAGGAGGGGCAGCGGGGGCAGCAGGGACGTGCAGGGGACCACGGTGAAGATGGGCTGGAAGAAATGGTGACAGAGGTCGGGGAGTCAGTGCAAGACTGGGCCATGAGGAGCCCTGGGCAGCCAGGGGAGCTGGCCCCGATGACCGGAAAGCATCTAGGCACTGGAGAAGAGGGGCAGTCAGGCCCCGCAGCGCTGGCTGAGCAGGGGCCCAGAGGACCGGAGGCAGCCCGAGAAGGGTCTCAGGCAGGGAAGGGGGCATCGCTCTCCTCAGTGGGCTGGCGCTGTGCCTTGTGCCACCGAGTGTGGCAGGGGCGGCGGCGTGCCCGAAGACACTTGCAGCAGCAAAGCAAGCAAGGAGGTGGAGCTGGTGCTGGCACAGGAGCAGAGTGGCTGGCAACTGAGGCTCGGGTCACCCGGCAGCTGAGAGGCCTGAGCAGTACCGAACAGACGCCAGGGGCCGAGCCACTCCTGACCTTCGTGGTGTCTGTCTCCCAGGCTGACCAGACTCTCACTGTGACCCCACTCCGGGATTCTCAAGGCCTGTTCCCTGATCTCCATCATTTCTTACAGGTTTTCCTCCCTCAAGCACTTCGAAACCTGCTCAAGTGA
- the MTA2 gene encoding metastasis-associated protein MTA2 isoform X1: MAANMYRVGDYVYFENSSSNPYLVRRIEELNKTANGNVEAKVVCLFRRRDISSSLNSLADSNAREFEEESKQPGVSEQQRHQLKHRELFLSRQFESLPATHIRGKCSVTLLNETDILSQYLEKEDCFFYSLVFDPVQKTLLADQGEIRVGCKYQAEIPDRLAEGESDNRNQQKMEMKVWDPDNPLTDRQIDQFLVVARAVGTFARALDCSSSIRQPSLHMSAAAASRDITLFHAMDTLQRNGYDLAKAMSTLVPQGGPVLCRDEMEEWSASEAMLFEEALEKYGKDFNDIRQDFLPWKSLASIVQFYYMWKTTDRYIQQKRLKAAEADSKLKQVYIPTYTKPNPNQIISVGSKPGMNGAGFQKGLTCESCHTTQSAQWYAWGPPNMQCRLCASCWIYWKKYGGLKTPTQLEGAARGTTEPHSRGHLSRPEAQSLSPYTTSANRAKLLAKNRQTFLLQTTKLTRLARRMCRDLLQPRRAARRPYAPINANAIKAECSIRLPKAAKTPLKIHPLVRLPLATIVKDLVAQAPLKPKTPRGTKTPINRNQLTQNRGLGGIMVKRAYETMAGVPFSANGRPLASGIRSSSQPAAKRQKLNPADAPNPVVFVATKDTRALRKALTHLEMRRAARRPNLPLKVKPPLIAVRPPVPLPPSSHPASTRFLFLSGVRTFLFGV; the protein is encoded by the exons ATGGCGGCCAACATGTACCGGGTGGGGG ATTACGTCTATTTTGAGAACTCCTCCAGCAATCCTTACCTGGTTAGAAGGATTGAAGAGCTCAACAAG ACTGCAAATGGAAACGTGGAGGCAAAGGTTGTGTGCCTTTTCCGGCGAAGGGACATTTCTAGTAGCCTCAACAGCCTGGCTGATAGTAATGCCA GGGAGTTTGAGGAGGAGTCAAAGCAGCCAGGGGTGTCGGAACAGCAGCGACATCAACTGAAGCACCGGGAGCTTTTTCTTTCTCGGCAGTTCGAATCGTTACCAGCCACCCACATAAG GGGGAAATGCAGTGTGACCCTCTTGAACGAGACAGATATCTTGAGCCAGTACCTGGAAAAGGAG GACTGCTTTTTTTACTCACTGGTGTTTGACCCTGTGCAGAAGACACTTCTAGCTGATCAGGGGGAGATTCGAGTTGGTTGCAAATACCAAGCTGAGATCCCAGATCGCCTGGCAGAGG GAGAATCTGATAATCGGAACCAACAGAAGATGGAGATGAAAGTGTGGGATCCAGACAACCCTCTCACAGACCGGCAGATTGATCAGTTTCTTGTGGTGGCCCG GGCTGTGGGGACCTTCGCAAGAGCCCTAGATTGCAGCAGCTCCATTCGGCAGCCAAGCTTGCACATGAGTGCAGCCGCCGCTTCCCGAGATATCACTCTG TTTCACGCCATGGATACGTTGCAAAGGAACGGCTACGACCTGGCTAAGGCCATGTCGACCCTGGTGCCCCAGGGGGGCCCGGTGCTGTGTCGGGATGAGATGGAGGAATGGTCAGCCTCAGAGGCCATGCTATTTGAGGAGGCCCTGGAGAAGTACGGGAAGGATTTCAATGATATTCGCCAGGACTTT CTACCCTGGAAGTCACTGGCCAGCATAGTTCAATTTTATTACATGTGGAAAACCACAGACCGATACATTCAGCAG AAAAGATTGAAAGCTGCTGAAGCAGACAGCAAACTAAAACAAGTCTACATCCCCACCTA CACCAAACCAAACCCTAACCAGATCATCTCTGTGGGCTCAAAACCTGGCATGAATGGGGCTGGATTCCAGAAGGGCCTGACTTGTGAGAGTTGCCACA CCACACAGTCTGCCCAGTGGTATGCCTGGGGCCCACCCAACATGCAGTGCcgcctctgtgcttcctgttgGATCTACTGGAAGAAGTACGGGGGACTGAAGACCCCAACCCAGCTTGAGGGGGCTGCTCGGGGCACCACA GAGCCACACTCGAGGGGTCATTTGTCCAGACCCGAAGCCCAAAGTCTCTCCCCCTATACGACCAGCGCCAACCGGGCCAAGCTGCTGGCTAAGAACAGGCAAACATTCCTGCTCCAGACCACGAAGCTGACCCGTCTTGCCAGACGCATGTGCAGGGACCTGTTACAACCGAGGAGGGCTGCCCGACGACCTTATGCCCCTATCAATGCCAATGCCATCAAGGCAGAGT GCTCCATTCGACTCCCCAAGGCCGCCAAGACTCCACTGAAGATTCACCCTTTGGTGCGGCTCCCCCTGGCAACTATCGTCAAAGATCTGG tgGCCCAGGCACCTCTGAAACCAAAAACACCTCGGGGTACCAAGACACCGATCAACAGAAACCAGCTGACCCAGAACCGGGGACTGGGGGGCATCATGGTGAAACGGGCCTATGAGACT ATGGCAGGAGTCCCCTTCTCTGCCAACGGAAGGCCTCTGGCCTCAGGGATTCGCTCAAGCTCACAGCCAGCAGCCAAGCGTCAGAAACTAAACCCAGCTGATGCACCCAATCCTGTGGTGTTTGTGGCCACAAAAGATACCAG AGCCCTGCGGAAGGCTCTGACCCACCTGGAAATGCGGCGAGCTGCCCGCCGGCCCAACTTGCCCCTGAAGGTGAAGCCACCACTGATTGCAGTGCGGCCCCCAGtccctcttcctccatcctcaCATCCTGCCAGCACCA GGTTTCTCTTCCTGTCCGGTGTCCGGACTTTCCTATTTGGAGTTTGA